The DNA window GCAAAACAGCGAAGATTGGAATTAGGATTGAAACAGCCTTATGTAGCTGAAAAGATGGGAGTGACAGCTTCCACCATTCAGAGATATGAAGCCGGAACAATCGACAATACCAAGAAGCTGGTGCTGGATGGACTTTCAGAAGCACTTCATGTATCTGTGGAATGGCTCAAAGGCGAAACAGAGGAATACGAAACAGACATTACGGATAAAAGGGAATTACAGATTCGTGATGCAATGAGCAGTATTTTAAACCGTTTACCCTTTGACCTTAATAATGAGGAAGCTGACTTCTCGAAAGACCTACTGCTACTGATATTACAGGAGTATGAGTTGTTTATGGATTCGTTCCAGTTTGCCTGCAAGAACTTCAAGGGCAACACGGAGAATGCAGACATAGCAGCCACCATAGGTTTTGAATCGAATAAGGAATACAACGAAATCATGTTTCTTAGGGAGATTACCCACACAGTCAATGCCTTTAATGACATGGCAGATGTGATAAGGCTCTATTCCAAGAAACCGGAAACAGCCACACAGAGGCTTGCAAATCTTTTATCGGAAGATTCCGAATCGGTATAGTTAGACAACCGGAGTTATGATATACTTACACGCAAGAAGCATTTCATCAGTTCCGATTGTCGATATCGAAAGGAGAAACGATTATGGCAAAAGGTTCTGTAAGGAAAAAAGGCAAGAAATGGTATTACCGCTATTATGTGGAGGATGCCAGTGGTAACTTGGTTCAGAAGGAATGCGTAGGAACAGAAAGTAAGTCGGAAACGGAAAAACTGCTCCGTAAGGCTATGGAAGAATACGAAAGTAAGAAAATCGTAGCCAAAACGGAGAACATCGCACTGGGAGAGCTTCTGGATGTGTGGGTGGATGAGGAATTAAAAGTCAGTTCCCTTAGTAATAACACTGTAACCCTTTATCTCGGGGTGGTGAAGATTATTAAGAGACACCCTTTAAGCAAAAGAAAGCTTCGGACAGTCACAAGTGAACACATGCAGGAATTTATGGATTATTTAAGCTTCGGTGGAACGGCTCCCGATGGTACGGAAGCAAAACCATTAAGCATAGACCGTATCCATTCATTTTCAGCAGTGTTACAGAGGGCTTTCCGGTATGCGGTGTTTCCAAAGCAGTATATCAGTTTCAACCCTATGCAGTATGTAGTAATCAGAAGACCGACGCAGGAAGTGGATTTGTTCGCTACCGAAGATGAAGATTTTTCGCAGGAAAAGACCATTACCCACCAGCAGTACAATGAAATCATAGCTTATCTTATCAAAAAGAAAAGCTCCTCACTGCTGGCAGTGCAGATAGCATATTATGCAGGTCTGCGAATTGGGGAAGTGACTGGATTATCCTGGGATGACATCAACCTTGAAGAACAGTATCTGACGGTGCGTAGGAGCTTAAGCCGGAACAATGCAAGGCATAAGCTGGAGTTAGGACCTACCAAGCGTAAAAAGGTCAGAATCGTGGATTTTGGCGATACTCTTGCTGAAATCTTACGAAAGGCGAAAAAGGAACAGCACAAGCAACGCTTTCAGTACGGACAGCTTTATCAGAGGAATTACTACAAGGAAGTCAGAGAAAAGAACAGAGTTTACTACGAACTGTATTCATTGGACGGAACGCAGGAAGTGCCGGAGGACTACACAGAGATTTCGCTGGTGTGTGTCAGACAGGACGGAATGTACTTAGGAAGGGAAGCGCTGGACTGGATGTGCAGGTCAATCAGAAAGCACCTGAAAGGATTTGAAAACTTCCACTTCCACTCATTAAGACACACTTACACAAGCAATCTGTTAGCAAACGGAGCACCACCGAAGGATGTGCAGGAACTCTTGGGACACTCGGCAGTAAGTACCACAATGAATATTTACGCCCATGCTACAAGGGAAGCCAAGAAGAATTCAGCAAGGCTTCTTGATAAGGTAGTAGGGAACGATTAAAACGAAAACAACACTTTTTCCCTTATAGATTCCTCACAAGGGAAAAAATAAGGGAAAAGTGCAAATTACATAGATGCTGATGGGCGGGAAAGCCCGTAAATACTGGAAAGTTGAGAAAATACACGAGCAATTTTGAATTTTATTCTTCCGGTAGATATTCCTTATAAGGAGCTGTCACTTCCTGTCGGAATTTCTTTCTATACATTCCAGACATTATCCTATATCATAGATGTGTATAAAGATAATGTGGCCGTACAGAAGAACCTGATCAATTTTGGAACATATATTACGATGTTTCCGCAGCTGATCGCAGGCCCGATCGTGCGCTATTCGGATATTGAAGGGCAGCTGGAAGAGAGAAAAGTGACGCTCGCCAAATTTGGAAACGGAGCGGCGTGGTTTCTGCGCGGCTTGGGGAAGAAAGTGCTTTTGGCGAATAATGTGGGAATGGCCTATGATGCGATCGCGGCCCTGCCTCAGGGCGAGATGTCGATGCTGTCAGCCTGGGTGGGATGCGCCGCCTATACGTTCCAGATTTATTTTGATTTCAGCGGCTATTCTGATATGGCGATCGGGCTTGGGAAAATGTTCGGGTTTGAATTTATGAAAAACTTTGACTACCCATATATTTCCAAAAGTGTGACTGAGTTTTGGAGAAGATGGCATATTTCTCTTGGCACATGGTTCCGAGAATATGTATACATTCCTTTAGGAGGAAATCGGGTGGGGACCAAGAAGGCGATCCGCAATATTTTTATCGTATGGTTTCTGACTGGTTTCTGGCATGGGGCGGCCTGGAACTTTATTTTCTGGGGCGTATATTACGGAGTGCTGCTGCTTTTGGAGAAATATGTATTAAAAGAAGTTTTAGAGCGTGTGCCAGGAATCATCAAACACATCTATACTATGCTTTTCGTGATGGTGGGCTGGGTATTATTTTTCTCTCCTGGAATGGGAGAAGCGCTTTCTTATATCGGAGTGATGTTTGGAATTGGCGCTGATGGATTTGCGGATGCGGCAGGAATTTACTACCTGTATAATTATCTGATCTTATTTGTGATTTCTATTATTTGTTCAGCGCCTTATGCTTATAAAAAATTTCAACAGATTGTGTTTGGCGGCGCAAAAGGCCGGACGGCCGTGGCAATGGGAGCGTATATGGCGATTTTCCTTCTGTCGCTGGCTTATCTGGTAAACGCGACGTATAATCCATTCTTATATTTTAGATTTTAAGAGGACTGACGCAATATGACGCAGAGAGACGAGAAAAGAAGGCAGAGAGAAAAAAGAGGAAGAAAAATCCAGAGCAGATTTTATCGGAGACTAGCTAGAGTATTCGGTGTGCTGCTGCTGATTTTTGTTCTGTTAAATATAGTAAAGAGAGATCAGGAATTCTCTGATGAAGAAAACCGAGTGCTTGCAAGCAGGCCAAAGCTTACTTGGGAGTCGATCAAAAGCGGAGATTTCATGACGGATTTTGAGACCTATGTATCGGATCAGTTTTTTGCTAGGAATCAATGGATTTCGTTAAAACTCTACGAGGATCGATTCCTTGGAAAGAAAGAATCCAACGGGGTGTATCTTGGAAAGAATGGATATCTGATCGAGAAACCAAGTGAGCCGGACTGGAAAAATGTAGAGAGAAATATGGCGGCAATATCAGATTTCGCGGGACGCCACGAGGAGATTCCCACATATATGTGTTTGGCGCCAAATGCGTACTATATCTTGGCGGATCATCTGCCAGCCAAGGCGCCGGTCCGGGATCAGGCGGATGATCTGAAAAAGATAAGGGAGATGGAAGGAAGTTCAATAAAAGACATTGATGTGACTGGCGCGTTACAAAAACACGCAAAAGAGGACATTTATTATAAGACCGACCATCACTGGACCAGTCTTGGGGCCAGATATGCCTTTGAGGAAGTGGCAGGAGCAATGAAATTGGAAAATATAGAAACGGATTATGCAGTCCATACAGTGGCTAGTGATTTCCAAGGGACTCTTGCATCGAAAAGCGGCTATCATGGCTCCAAAGACTTGGTTCAGGTATATCAGCCGAAGAATCAGACGGTAGATTATGTCGTTTCTTATGTAGAAGAGGGGGAGAAATCCACATCTATTTATAACAGCAAGTGTCTGAAGGAAAAAGATAAATATACGGTCTTTTTTGGAGGAAATCACGCGCGGATTGATATCAGTACGACTCAGCCGGAGCGAAAGAATCTTTTGATTTTTAAAGATTCTTACGCAAATTGTTTTGTACAGTTTTTGCTTCCGTATTATCAAAATATTATTATGGTAGATCCGCGATATTATTATGAAAATGTAGATAGTCTCGTGGAAAGTTACGGGATTACCGACATTTTGTTTTTGTATAATGTCAATACCTTTGTCACAGATAATTCGCTTGCGGATGTTCTGGCAGAGGAAGAAACTGCGGAAGAAGCTGCTGCAGAAGAAAATATTACCAACGGAGTATGAACGATGGTACGATTGAATAAATACTTAAGTGAAGCCGGCGTATGCTCCCGGCGGGAAGCGGACCGCCTGATCCAGGCGGGGCGTGTGACGGTGGACGGACAAAAGGCCGTTCCAGGGATGCAGGTGACAGAGGGCCAGGAAGTCAGGATCGGGAAAAAGCTGGTGGCCGGCAGGGAGGATAAAGTCGTGCTGGCTTTCTATAAGCCGGCGGGGATCGTGTGTACGGAAGACCGCAGAGAGAGGAAAAGCACGGCAAGGTTCCTGGATTATCCGGTCAGAGTCACTTACGCCGGACGGCTGGACAAGGATTCCGAAGGCCTTCTGATCATGACCAACGACGGGGATCTGATCAACCGTATGATGCGGGCCCGGTATTTCCATGAAAAAGAGTATCAGGTGACGGTAGATCGGCCGATAACGGAAGAATTCCTGGAAGGCATGAGAAAGGGAGTCCATATCAAGGACAAAGAGAAGGGATTGGATGCCATGACCAGGCCCTGCCCGGTGGAAAAGATTGGGAAATATACCTTCCGCATCATACTCACGCAGGGACTTAACCGGCAGATCCGCCGGATGTGCCAGGTATTTGGATATCAGGTAAAGAAATTGGTAAGAGTAAGGATCATGAATATTAAATTAGGCAGTCTGAAGCCGGGGCAATTCCGGCCGCTGACTGAGGAAGAGGCCAGAGAATTATATGAACAGACAGAAACAAAAACGGATGCAGGAGTTGGTAGAACTTCTGAATAAAGCGGGGAAAGCCTACTATCAGGATGCCCAGGAGATCATGAGCAACTATGAGTATGACAGCCTGTACGACGAGCTTGTGGAGCTGGAAAAGGAGCTTGGAATCACGCTGTCAGACAGCCCCACAGTGAATGTAGGCTATGAGGTTTTGAGCGAACTGCCCAAGGAGCGGCACGAAGAGCCTATGCTTTCTCTGGATAAAACCAAGGAGGCGGAGGGCTTAAAAGACTTCCTGGGAGATCAGAAAGGATTGCTGTCCTGGAAGATGGACGGCCTGACCATCGTTCTGACTTATCAGGGCGGAGAACTGGTAAAGGCGGTCACCAGAGGAAATGGGGAAGTTGGCGAGGTGATCACCAACAATGCCAGAGTGTTCCGCAATATCCCGCTGAAGATCAGCTATCAGGGGGAGCTGATCCTTAGGGGAGAGGCTGTGATCGGCTACAAGGATTTTGAGCGGATCAACGAGGAGATCACAGACGTTCAGGCGAAATACAAGAACCCAAGGAATCTGTGCAGCGGGTCTGTCCGCCAGCTCAACAATGAGATCACAGCAAAAAGAAATGTGCGGTTTTTTGCCTTTGCGCTGGTACGGGCGGCGGGAGTAGATTTCCATAACTCCAGGGCTTCCCAGATGGAATGGCTGGAGCAAGAAGGGTTCGAGACGGTGGAATACCATGAAGTTACCAGAGAGACGGTGGAGGCGGAAGTTATTAAATTTTCCGAAAAAATCGCGAAGAATGATTTCCCCTCAGACGGACTCGTGTTAATATATGATGATATAGAGTATGGCCAGTCTCTGGGACGCACAGCCAAGTTCCCAAGAGATTCCATTGCGTTTAAATGGGCGGATGAAACCTGCAGGACCAAGCTTCTGGAGATCGAGTGGAGCCCTTCCAGGACAGGGCTTATCAATCCGGTGGCCATATTTGAACCCGTGGAGCTGGAAGGCACCACCGTGAGCCGGGCCAGCGTCCATAACATCAGCATCATGGAAGAGTTGGAGCTGGGCGTAGGAGATGAGATCGAGGTATATAAGGCCAATATGATCATCCCGCAGATCGCCCGGAACCTGACCAGAAGCGGAGTCAGGGACATTCCGGAAGTCTGTCCGGTCTGCCAGGGCAGGACAAAGATCCGGCAGGAGGGAAACGCAAAGACCCTCTACTGTACCAACCCGGACTGCCAGGCGAAACATGTGAAGGCGTTTACCCTCTTTGTCAGCAGAGACGCAATGAACATCGAAGGCCTCTCGGAATCCACGCTGGAGAAATTTATTTCCCGCGGATTTATCCGGGAATACGCAGACATCTTCCACCTGGACCGGCATCAGGAAGAGATAAAGACCATGGACGGTTTTGGAGAGAAATCTTACAATAACCTGGCGGCCAGCATTGAAAAAGCAAGGAGTACGACGCTGCCTAGAGTGATCTACGGTCTGGGGATCGCCAATATCGGACTTGCCAACGCCAAGATGATCTGCAAGTATTTTGATCACGACCTTGCGCGGATGCTGGCGGCAGACGCGGAAGAGCTGAGCGGGATCTCCGGGATCGGAGGCGTGATCGCGGGAGCTTTTGTAGAATATTTTGCCGATCCGGTCCATGTAGAGCGGCTGGAACGTCTCATGAAAGAACTGACCATCGAAGAAGAGGAAGGAACAGGAGCGGCCCAGACGCTGGAGGGAAAGACCTTTGTGATCACCGGAAGCGTGGAACATTTCGCTAACCGGGGAGAGGTAAAGGCGCTGATCGAAAGCCTTGGAGGAAAGGTGACGGGTTCTGTTACGTCTAAGACAGATTACCTGATCAATAATGACGTGACTTCCACATCATCGAAGAATAAAAAGGCCAGAGAGCTTGGGATTCCTATTATCTCGGAGGATGAATTCCTGAAGATGACGTAAGGAGAAAGGCCTTTAGAAAGAAGGGATTGAACATGTCTGAGAAAGAAAACAGAAATGAACAGGAAATAGAGAAAGCAGAAAACGTACAGGGTGTCGTAGAAGAGCAGGACAAGGACGACAATGAATATGAGAAGGTCTGCTTTATCTGCCGGCGGCCGGAGAGCGTGGCCGGGAAGATGATCGACCTTCCGAACAATATCTGTGTGTGCCGGGACTGTATGCAGAAGAGCTTTGACGCCATGACCAGCGGGCAGGTAGATTACTCCCAGCTTATGAATAATCTGCCCCCTGGAGTACAGTTTATGAACTTATCGGATCTGGAACAGTCGGTGCCGAAACAGCAGAAGGTCAAGAAGAAAAAAGAGGGAGAAGAAAGAGTTCCCCTGGTAGACCTGAAAAATCTGCCGGCGCCCCACAAGATCAAGGCTCAGTTAGACGAGTATGTGGTGGGGCAGGAATATGCCAAGAAAGCCATGTCTGTAGCAGTTTACAACCACTACAAGCGGGTGGCCACAGACACGATGGACGACATCGAGATCGAGAAGTCTAATATGCTGATGATCGGTCCTACAGGATCTGGCAAGACCTATCTGGTCAAGACCCTGGCCAAGCTTCTGGATGTGCCCCTGGCGATCACGGACGCCACTTCGCTTACGGAAGCAGGCTACATAGGAGACGATATTGAGAGCGTAGTTTCCAAGCTTTTAGCGGCGGCGGATAATGACGTTGAGAAGGCGGAGCAGGGGATCATTTTCATTGACGAGATCGATAAGATCGCCAAAAAGAGAAATTCAAACCAGCGGGATGTCAGCGGAGAATCTGTCCAGCAGGGAATGCTGAAACTCCTGGAGGGAAGCGACGTAGAGGTGCCGGTGGGCGCCAACAGTAAAAACGCGATGGTGCCGCTGACCACCGTGAATACAAGAAATATTCTGTTCATCTGCGGCGGCGCGTTCCCGGATCTGGAAGGCATCATCAAGGAACGGCTGACCAAACAGTCCTCCATAGGATTTGGCGCTGACCTGAAGGACAAATATGATAAGGATAAAACGATCCTGGAGAAAGTGACTGTAGAAGATCTCCGGAATTTTGGAATGATCCCGGAATTCCTGGGGCGGCTTCCTATTATCTTCACCTTGCAGGGAATGAATGAAGACATGCTGGTGAAGATTTTAAAAGAACCAAAGAACGCGATCTTGAAGCAGTACCAGAAACTCCTGGCGTTAGACGAAGTGAAGCTGGATTTTGAAGAAGAAGCGCTGGAGGCGATCGCTAAGAAGGCAATGAAAAAGGATACTGGGGCCAGAGCTTTGAGGGCTATCATTGAGGAATTTATGCTGGATATCATGTATGAGATCCCCAAAGACGATAATATCGGCCAGGTGACGATCACCAAGGATTACGTTGAGGGAACAGGAGGCCCGATCATCACGCTGCGGGGACAGCAGGTGGCCAGACTTCCGTAAGGAATATCTGAAATATTACACCTCATATACTTACAAAAAGTATATGGGGTGTTTTTATGGAGCTGGAAGGCTGCAGAGAGAAGATTATTTCCCAGGACTATTGGGACTTTATCATACCAGGCTATCGAAGAGACCAAGAAATCCTAAGTTCGCCGGAAAGGTTCTGTGTCCAGGAGGCGGGATTAGGCTACCGGATCGTGTCTGTAGACAGTCGGACGACGGGAGACCTGACTTTTGAGAATTATGGATACCCTTCTATTCCCCAGTGTTATGGACTTTTGGATATGGACGCATTAAATGAGACTGGGATCAGTACCGTACAGAATTATCCCGCGCTGAATCTGGATGGCAGAGGAATCATGATTGGATTGGTAGATACGGGCATCGATTATACAAACGAGATTTTTAAAGACCTGGATGGCCGCACCAGGATCGTAGGAATCTGGGATCAGACGATCCAGACAGGGAGGCCGCCGGAGGGTTTTTTCTACGGGACTGAATATACACAAAGACAGATCAATGAGGCGCTGCGCTCTGAGGAACCGGAGGAAGTGGTGCCCAGTCGGGATGAAAACAGCCACGGTACGTTTCTGGCCAGCATCGCGGCGGGAAGTCCGGTGAACGAGGAGCGGTTTTCCGGGGCGGCTCCGGCCGCGGCCATCGGCGTGGTAAAGCTGAAAGAGGCCAAAGACTATCTGAAAGAATTCTACGCGATCAAGCCGGAGGCTGTCTGCTATCAGGAAAATGATATCATGCAGGGGCTTAATTATCTGAACCGTTTGGCCGAGGAAAAGGGACTGCCTCTGGTGCTTTGTATCGCGCTGGGCACAACTTTTGGCGGACACAATGGAGGTTCCCTGCTTTCCAGGATCCTCAGGGAATACGCCAATACCATTGATCGCTGTGTGGTGATCGGGGGAGGAAATGAAGCGGCCTATCGGCATCACTATTTTGGAAGGCTGGATTCTGCCGGAAGCGTCCGGGAAGCGGAGATCCGGGTGGAAGACGGGGTGGAAGGATTTGCGGCAGAGGTGTGGACCACACTGCCCAATATCGTAACTGCGTACTTAGTGTCGCCTTCCGGGGAGAAGAGCCCTGTCATCTCTCTCAGGCAGGGAAGTATGTACCGTCTGAATTTCCCTTTTGACGGGACACAGGTAGATGTGGAGTACCGGCTTCTCATTGAAAATGAGGACTCTCAGCTGATCTTCTTCCGGTTTCAGAACCCGGCGGGAGGGATATGGAAGATTGGAGTAGAGGCGATCCAGATCTCAGAAGGGGAGTTCCATATCTGGCTGCCGCTCCAGGATTTTTTAAGCGGCGAAGTGTATTTCCTGGAAGCGGACCCGAATACGACGCTGACAGAACCGGGCAGTACGGAGGAAGCGATCACAGTGGCGTTCTATAACGGGGAGGATAAGGGTGTTGATATTCATTCTGGGAGAGGGTATACTAGAGGTGGATTGATAAAGCCTGATTTTGCGGTGCCGGGAGTAGATATCACAGGATTGGGGCCAAAGGGAAGATTTGTAAAGAGAACTGGTTCCAGCGCGGCGGTGGGCATCACGGCAGGAGCCTCGGCGCTGATTATGCAGTGGCTGGGAGAACAGCCCATGACCATGGGGATCACCACCAGCGCAGTAGCAGGGATCATCATTCTTGGGACAGAACAGGATAATTTCTTGGAATATCCGAACCGGGAATGGGGATATGGAAGGATGAACGTCTATCAGTCCTTGGACCGCTTGAGAAGGCTGTAGAGAAATACAGTACATAAATCAAAAGGAGAGATGGACAATGGCAGATTTTTTTGATGAACTTGGGAAAACGATCTCAGATGTGGCGGAAGATTTCGGAAAAAAAGCGGAGGACACGATAGAGATCCAGAAGATCAAAGGGCAGATCCGCTCCTTGAAGCGGGCCAATGAACGGGATCTTCTGGACATTGGGCGGATGGTTTATGACAAATTCCAAAGAGGCGAGATCACAGATCTGGACTGGGTTTCTCTGTGTGAATCCATTGAGAGCCGGACAGAAGAGATCGAGCGTCAGGAAGAAGAGATCGTCAGGATCAAAGGAGTCTTCTGATGATCCCCGCGATGGCAGGTCTTTTCCTTGTGCTGGTCTGCGTAGATATGGGCGTGAAACAGTACATCGAAGACTTTTTTGAACCGAAAGAAGAGCGAGAGACGATGAGCAGCCATGTGATGCTGCGCAAAGTATATAACCGGGGATTTATACTGGATACCTTAGACCAGTATCCAAAACTTGTGCAAAGAAGCTCTCTCATCCTGGGAATCGTGCTGCTGGTCTATGATCTGCGGCTGTTCCTGACAAAAGGGAGAAGGTTGGAGAAACTGGGGCTTACGCTGTTGAGCGCCGGAGCGTTCAGCAATATCTACGATCGGGTGATCCGGGGAAAAGTGATAGACTATATTGGCTTTAAGAGTAGATGGAAATCCCTGTCCAGGATCACAGCAAACCTGGCGGATTTCTATGTGCTGATCGGAAACGTTCTGGCGGTACTGGGACGGAGAAAGTAAAATTGGGTCTGCTGAGATAAAAGGACACACAGCAGAGGCCGGTTATTCCCGGCCTCT is part of the Lachnospiraceae bacterium KGMB03038 genome and encodes:
- a CDS encoding helix-turn-helix transcriptional regulator, which codes for MKDKELRKLIGSRAKQRRLELGLKQPYVAEKMGVTASTIQRYEAGTIDNTKKLVLDGLSEALHVSVEWLKGETEEYETDITDKRELQIRDAMSSILNRLPFDLNNEEADFSKDLLLLILQEYELFMDSFQFACKNFKGNTENADIAATIGFESNKEYNEIMFLREITHTVNAFNDMADVIRLYSKKPETATQRLANLLSEDSESV
- a CDS encoding site-specific integrase yields the protein MAKGSVRKKGKKWYYRYYVEDASGNLVQKECVGTESKSETEKLLRKAMEEYESKKIVAKTENIALGELLDVWVDEELKVSSLSNNTVTLYLGVVKIIKRHPLSKRKLRTVTSEHMQEFMDYLSFGGTAPDGTEAKPLSIDRIHSFSAVLQRAFRYAVFPKQYISFNPMQYVVIRRPTQEVDLFATEDEDFSQEKTITHQQYNEIIAYLIKKKSSSLLAVQIAYYAGLRIGEVTGLSWDDINLEEQYLTVRRSLSRNNARHKLELGPTKRKKVRIVDFGDTLAEILRKAKKEQHKQRFQYGQLYQRNYYKEVREKNRVYYELYSLDGTQEVPEDYTEISLVCVRQDGMYLGREALDWMCRSIRKHLKGFENFHFHSLRHTYTSNLLANGAPPKDVQELLGHSAVSTTMNIYAHATREAKKNSARLLDKVVGND
- a CDS encoding MBOAT family protein; the protein is MLNFILPVDIPYKELSLPVGISFYTFQTLSYIIDVYKDNVAVQKNLINFGTYITMFPQLIAGPIVRYSDIEGQLEERKVTLAKFGNGAAWFLRGLGKKVLLANNVGMAYDAIAALPQGEMSMLSAWVGCAAYTFQIYFDFSGYSDMAIGLGKMFGFEFMKNFDYPYISKSVTEFWRRWHISLGTWFREYVYIPLGGNRVGTKKAIRNIFIVWFLTGFWHGAAWNFIFWGVYYGVLLLLEKYVLKEVLERVPGIIKHIYTMLFVMVGWVLFFSPGMGEALSYIGVMFGIGADGFADAAGIYYLYNYLILFVISIICSAPYAYKKFQQIVFGGAKGRTAVAMGAYMAIFLLSLAYLVNATYNPFLYFRF
- a CDS encoding pseudouridine synthase → MVRLNKYLSEAGVCSRREADRLIQAGRVTVDGQKAVPGMQVTEGQEVRIGKKLVAGREDKVVLAFYKPAGIVCTEDRRERKSTARFLDYPVRVTYAGRLDKDSEGLLIMTNDGDLINRMMRARYFHEKEYQVTVDRPITEEFLEGMRKGVHIKDKEKGLDAMTRPCPVEKIGKYTFRIILTQGLNRQIRRMCQVFGYQVKKLVRVRIMNIKLGSLKPGQFRPLTEEEARELYEQTETKTDAGVGRTSE
- the ligA gene encoding NAD-dependent DNA ligase LigA, with amino-acid sequence MNRQKQKRMQELVELLNKAGKAYYQDAQEIMSNYEYDSLYDELVELEKELGITLSDSPTVNVGYEVLSELPKERHEEPMLSLDKTKEAEGLKDFLGDQKGLLSWKMDGLTIVLTYQGGELVKAVTRGNGEVGEVITNNARVFRNIPLKISYQGELILRGEAVIGYKDFERINEEITDVQAKYKNPRNLCSGSVRQLNNEITAKRNVRFFAFALVRAAGVDFHNSRASQMEWLEQEGFETVEYHEVTRETVEAEVIKFSEKIAKNDFPSDGLVLIYDDIEYGQSLGRTAKFPRDSIAFKWADETCRTKLLEIEWSPSRTGLINPVAIFEPVELEGTTVSRASVHNISIMEELELGVGDEIEVYKANMIIPQIARNLTRSGVRDIPEVCPVCQGRTKIRQEGNAKTLYCTNPDCQAKHVKAFTLFVSRDAMNIEGLSESTLEKFISRGFIREYADIFHLDRHQEEIKTMDGFGEKSYNNLAASIEKARSTTLPRVIYGLGIANIGLANAKMICKYFDHDLARMLAADAEELSGISGIGGVIAGAFVEYFADPVHVERLERLMKELTIEEEEGTGAAQTLEGKTFVITGSVEHFANRGEVKALIESLGGKVTGSVTSKTDYLINNDVTSTSSKNKKARELGIPIISEDEFLKMT
- the clpX gene encoding ATP-dependent Clp protease ATP-binding subunit ClpX; this encodes MSEKENRNEQEIEKAENVQGVVEEQDKDDNEYEKVCFICRRPESVAGKMIDLPNNICVCRDCMQKSFDAMTSGQVDYSQLMNNLPPGVQFMNLSDLEQSVPKQQKVKKKKEGEERVPLVDLKNLPAPHKIKAQLDEYVVGQEYAKKAMSVAVYNHYKRVATDTMDDIEIEKSNMLMIGPTGSGKTYLVKTLAKLLDVPLAITDATSLTEAGYIGDDIESVVSKLLAAADNDVEKAEQGIIFIDEIDKIAKKRNSNQRDVSGESVQQGMLKLLEGSDVEVPVGANSKNAMVPLTTVNTRNILFICGGAFPDLEGIIKERLTKQSSIGFGADLKDKYDKDKTILEKVTVEDLRNFGMIPEFLGRLPIIFTLQGMNEDMLVKILKEPKNAILKQYQKLLALDEVKLDFEEEALEAIAKKAMKKDTGARALRAIIEEFMLDIMYEIPKDDNIGQVTITKDYVEGTGGPIITLRGQQVARLP
- a CDS encoding S8 family peptidase, producing MELEGCREKIISQDYWDFIIPGYRRDQEILSSPERFCVQEAGLGYRIVSVDSRTTGDLTFENYGYPSIPQCYGLLDMDALNETGISTVQNYPALNLDGRGIMIGLVDTGIDYTNEIFKDLDGRTRIVGIWDQTIQTGRPPEGFFYGTEYTQRQINEALRSEEPEEVVPSRDENSHGTFLASIAAGSPVNEERFSGAAPAAAIGVVKLKEAKDYLKEFYAIKPEAVCYQENDIMQGLNYLNRLAEEKGLPLVLCIALGTTFGGHNGGSLLSRILREYANTIDRCVVIGGGNEAAYRHHYFGRLDSAGSVREAEIRVEDGVEGFAAEVWTTLPNIVTAYLVSPSGEKSPVISLRQGSMYRLNFPFDGTQVDVEYRLLIENEDSQLIFFRFQNPAGGIWKIGVEAIQISEGEFHIWLPLQDFLSGEVYFLEADPNTTLTEPGSTEEAITVAFYNGEDKGVDIHSGRGYTRGGLIKPDFAVPGVDITGLGPKGRFVKRTGSSAAVGITAGASALIMQWLGEQPMTMGITTSAVAGIIILGTEQDNFLEYPNREWGYGRMNVYQSLDRLRRL
- a CDS encoding signal peptidase II — its product is MIPAMAGLFLVLVCVDMGVKQYIEDFFEPKEERETMSSHVMLRKVYNRGFILDTLDQYPKLVQRSSLILGIVLLVYDLRLFLTKGRRLEKLGLTLLSAGAFSNIYDRVIRGKVIDYIGFKSRWKSLSRITANLADFYVLIGNVLAVLGRRK